The following coding sequences are from one Paenibacillus sp. FSL R5-0912 window:
- a CDS encoding HD domain-containing protein: MNHTELITEAENFAKEQLGQDTTGHDWFHTNRVRNTAALIAGMEGANVVICTIAALLHDVADEKLNPSKEAGLLKVHNWLTGHLPDEAACKHIMEIIGTMSFSGGGGAPMSTLEGQVVQDADRLDALGAIGITRTMVFSGAKGRPVYDPEIPPRDESLKEEYRNYSKGTAVNHFYEKLLKLKDLMNTSYGKQLAEERHQFMLIFLEQFHKEWNQGAE, from the coding sequence ATGAATCATACAGAGCTTATCACGGAAGCAGAGAACTTCGCCAAAGAGCAACTGGGCCAGGATACCACCGGCCATGACTGGTTTCACACGAACCGCGTGCGCAATACAGCGGCGCTGATCGCAGGGATGGAAGGGGCCAACGTAGTGATCTGCACAATCGCCGCGCTGCTGCATGATGTAGCCGACGAGAAGCTGAATCCCTCCAAAGAAGCGGGTCTGCTCAAAGTGCATAACTGGTTAACCGGACATCTGCCAGATGAAGCGGCATGTAAGCATATTATGGAGATCATCGGGACGATGTCGTTCAGCGGCGGCGGTGGCGCACCCATGTCCACGCTTGAAGGACAAGTGGTGCAGGATGCGGACCGTCTGGATGCGCTGGGGGCGATCGGGATTACGCGTACAATGGTCTTTTCAGGAGCCAAAGGCCGTCCGGTCTATGATCCGGAAATTCCGCCAAGGGACGAATCGCTAAAAGAGGAATACCGCAACTATTCCAAGGGAACGGCGGTCAATCATTTTTATGAGAAGCTGCTGAAGCTGAAGGACCTCATGAACACCTCTTACGGCAAACAGCTGGCGGAGGAGCGGCATCAGTTTATGCTGATTTTTTTGGAGCAATTTCATAAGGAATGGAATCAAGGGGCGGAGTAG
- a CDS encoding ABC transporter substrate-binding protein, whose protein sequence is MTNRGRKFIWTIVLMLAMSALAACGTANKAADGGNAVQTGNAAEEAAASVTPTESSDNASEEGATRTITGEFGDVEIPINPKRVAGIYVEDYLKALGVTPVVQWYHPSWGKQDYLNLDVPEFDISGSMEALLDKNPDLIITDGGADAAKYEQYSLVAPTYRLPESVLQDSRLMLTAIADALGIPEKGEAVLAEYDQKVAEGKAKLQQALGQDKVAVIRLNVADKTFALFGVKNRFTGVLYDQFGLTPVPMAAEMTEYQSIISEEVIPALEADHIIVFPDNGDWDTAANQEAIQILDGPLWKNLPAVKNGNIYRMERSHWQSGAITANTMKLEDLLKVMVK, encoded by the coding sequence ATGACAAACCGGGGCCGGAAGTTTATCTGGACAATCGTACTTATGCTGGCAATGTCCGCTTTGGCGGCTTGCGGGACTGCTAACAAGGCTGCAGATGGCGGCAACGCTGTCCAAACAGGGAATGCTGCGGAAGAGGCAGCAGCTAGTGTAACTCCTACAGAGAGCAGCGATAATGCCTCAGAAGAAGGCGCGACCCGTACGATTACCGGAGAATTCGGAGATGTAGAAATTCCCATTAATCCTAAGCGGGTGGCGGGGATCTATGTAGAAGATTATCTGAAGGCACTTGGCGTTACTCCAGTGGTGCAGTGGTATCATCCAAGCTGGGGCAAGCAGGATTATCTGAATCTGGACGTGCCTGAATTCGATATCAGCGGCAGTATGGAAGCGTTGCTCGACAAAAATCCCGATCTGATCATTACCGATGGCGGTGCAGATGCCGCTAAGTATGAACAATATTCCTTGGTGGCGCCAACCTACCGTCTGCCGGAGAGCGTGCTGCAGGATTCAAGGCTAATGCTCACAGCGATTGCCGACGCGCTGGGTATTCCGGAGAAGGGCGAGGCTGTGCTTGCGGAGTATGACCAGAAGGTAGCCGAGGGTAAAGCCAAGCTGCAGCAGGCTCTTGGTCAGGACAAGGTAGCTGTAATCCGGCTTAATGTCGCGGACAAAACCTTTGCTCTTTTTGGAGTCAAAAACCGCTTTACCGGTGTGCTCTATGATCAATTCGGTCTGACTCCTGTCCCGATGGCTGCTGAGATGACGGAATATCAGTCCATTATTTCCGAAGAAGTGATACCAGCGCTTGAAGCGGATCACATCATTGTATTCCCTGACAACGGAGACTGGGATACTGCGGCTAATCAGGAGGCGATTCAGATTCTCGATGGCCCTCTATGGAAGAACCTGCCTGCGGTGAAGAACGGGAACATCTACAGAATGGAACGTTCCCACTGGCAGTCCGGTGCAATCACGGCAAATACGATGAAGCTTGAGGATCTGCTTAAGGTAATGGTGAAATAA
- a CDS encoding ABC transporter ATP-binding protein has product MLRRFFSYYRPYKKLFILDFTCAVGAGLLELAFPVAVNTFIDDLLPGQDWPLILIACVVLLGIYALNTAMNYVVTYWGHMLGINIETNMRKKMFDHIQKLSFRFFDNNKTGHLLGRITNDLNDIGEVAHHGPEDVFIAVMTLIGAFILMADINLQLAVITFIIVPVMAWVIIHFGRNMTETYHRLFGNVGNFNARIEDNVGGIRVVQSFANEEYEKELFAADNQKFRETKLMAYKLMAKSSSVSYMMTRLITIVVMVCGAWFFIQGELEIGEFVAFILLANVFFRPIEKINSVIESYPKGIAGFKRYLEVIDTEPDIADKPDAVEVGSLRGDISFSNVSFGYEADRTVLTDVSLKVNAGETIAFVGPSGAGKTTICSLLPRFYDVTGGAISIDGIDIRDMKLSSLRKQIGIVQQDVFLFSGTIRENIAYGKLDAELPEIWQAARQAHLEELINSLPNGMDTVIGERGVKLSGGQKQRLAIARMFLKNPPILILDEATSALDTETEAAIQQSLADLSVGRTTLVIAHRLTTIKNADRIIVVSEDGISEEGRHEDLVGAGGTYSRLYQAQYNA; this is encoded by the coding sequence ATGCTGCGTCGTTTTTTCTCCTATTACCGTCCTTATAAGAAGCTGTTTATCCTCGACTTCACCTGTGCGGTAGGTGCCGGTCTGCTGGAGCTTGCTTTTCCCGTAGCGGTCAATACATTCATTGATGATCTGCTGCCGGGTCAGGACTGGCCGCTCATTCTGATTGCCTGTGTCGTCTTGCTAGGAATTTACGCGCTGAATACGGCAATGAACTATGTTGTCACTTATTGGGGGCATATGCTGGGCATTAACATTGAGACCAATATGCGCAAAAAAATGTTCGATCATATCCAGAAGCTGTCCTTCCGCTTCTTCGATAATAACAAAACAGGTCATCTGCTCGGCAGAATTACCAATGACCTGAACGATATCGGCGAAGTGGCCCATCACGGGCCGGAGGATGTGTTCATCGCTGTCATGACACTGATCGGTGCATTTATTCTGATGGCGGATATCAATCTGCAGCTGGCTGTGATCACCTTCATCATCGTACCGGTTATGGCCTGGGTTATTATCCATTTCGGCCGCAATATGACGGAAACTTACCATCGTCTGTTCGGCAATGTAGGTAACTTTAATGCCCGGATTGAGGACAATGTGGGCGGAATTCGCGTGGTTCAGTCTTTTGCCAATGAAGAATATGAGAAAGAACTGTTCGCTGCAGACAACCAGAAGTTCCGCGAGACCAAGCTGATGGCTTATAAGCTGATGGCCAAAAGCTCGTCGGTCAGCTATATGATGACCCGTCTGATTACCATTGTCGTGATGGTCTGCGGTGCCTGGTTCTTCATCCAGGGAGAGCTTGAGATCGGGGAATTTGTTGCTTTCATCCTGCTGGCTAACGTCTTCTTCCGCCCGATCGAGAAAATCAACTCCGTCATCGAGAGCTATCCGAAGGGGATTGCCGGGTTCAAGCGTTATCTTGAAGTGATTGATACCGAGCCCGATATCGCGGACAAGCCGGATGCTGTAGAAGTAGGCTCACTCCGCGGGGATATCAGCTTCAGCAATGTTAGCTTCGGCTATGAAGCGGACCGTACAGTGCTGACAGATGTCAGCCTGAAGGTTAATGCAGGTGAGACCATCGCCTTCGTCGGACCTTCCGGTGCCGGCAAAACAACAATCTGCAGCCTGCTTCCCCGCTTCTATGATGTGACCGGCGGAGCCATCTCCATCGACGGGATCGATATCCGCGACATGAAGCTCAGCTCGCTGCGGAAGCAGATCGGGATCGTGCAGCAGGATGTATTCCTCTTCTCCGGCACGATCCGTGAGAATATCGCTTACGGTAAGCTGGATGCAGAGCTGCCGGAGATCTGGCAGGCCGCACGTCAGGCTCACCTGGAAGAGCTGATCAACAGCCTGCCGAACGGAATGGATACCGTTATCGGGGAACGCGGCGTCAAGCTGTCCGGCGGACAGAAGCAGCGCCTGGCGATCGCCCGCATGTTCCTCAAGAATCCGCCGATTCTGATTCTGGATGAAGCCACCTCGGCCCTCGATACCGAGACCGAAGCGGCGATTCAGCAGTCGCTGGCTGACCTGTCCGTGGGGCGCACAACGCTTGTCATCGCCCACCGCCTGACAACGATCAAGAATGCCGACCGGATTATCGTGGTCAGCGAGGACGGCATCTCCGAGGAAGGCCGCCATGAGGATCTGGTGGGCGCCGGAGGCACTTACAGCCGCCTGTATCAGGCGCAGTATAATGCTTAG
- a CDS encoding helix-turn-helix domain-containing protein: MADLVQENTGRRLFYGLINIETVAQSPSENEPIDVYKEHTLIIVSEGQGWLKADDRQYPLEKGAGFLIEAGSLNRIRAGERGLSFYRIGFEVIHTGDSKPNGVERESGDGMLRPGFINCRPYSQSVLLLDSIYHNRRSGEDIEWFAAQTRFQELLLLIMRANSPAMKTRDDHEAVERSIRYMEDHFNESLSVDQLAELAGIGRARYTQLFREITGQIPLEHLNGLRIERAQQQLLLTRDRLHDVALAVGYSNEYYFNRRFKGTVGVTPGQYRSLHQEGVRVFAPFLEDYLLALGITPVVQYCHAQWGKQEYLGLDQVPSFDISSGDWQGLSRYMPELIMLDDGFQRWQLGECRQVAPLLRLPFHQEDWRATLRSAAAVFGRTERVQEVISQYEQQARQAKRMLSRSIRGQTVALLRISAYGVALYGCDELGYSASVLHEDLGLQRHGFVSRLTRGQKRVNLSREELSELTADHLFITFDKQEGESRELLDTQLWRSLPAVRNRCVYEVDFMAWMNYGVLSHQRKIEDVLKVLA; this comes from the coding sequence ATGGCGGATCTAGTTCAGGAAAATACCGGAAGAAGGCTATTCTATGGCCTGATTAACATAGAAACCGTTGCCCAGTCCCCGTCTGAAAATGAGCCGATAGATGTGTACAAGGAACATACATTAATTATAGTTTCGGAAGGGCAGGGCTGGCTCAAAGCGGATGATAGGCAATATCCCTTGGAGAAAGGTGCCGGATTTCTGATAGAGGCCGGATCTCTAAACAGAATCCGGGCCGGAGAGCGGGGACTGAGCTTTTACCGGATTGGCTTTGAGGTTATTCATACCGGAGACAGCAAACCTAACGGAGTGGAAAGGGAGTCTGGAGATGGCATGCTCCGGCCGGGATTTATTAACTGCAGACCTTATTCGCAGTCTGTACTGCTGCTGGATTCCATTTATCATAACCGCAGGAGTGGGGAGGATATTGAATGGTTTGCGGCTCAGACCCGTTTTCAGGAACTGCTGCTGCTGATTATGCGGGCGAATTCTCCGGCGATGAAGACCAGGGATGATCATGAGGCGGTGGAGCGTTCGATCCGCTATATGGAGGACCATTTCAATGAATCCTTATCTGTCGACCAGCTGGCTGAGCTTGCAGGGATTGGCCGTGCGCGTTATACCCAGCTTTTTAGAGAGATTACCGGTCAGATTCCCTTGGAGCACTTAAATGGACTGCGTATTGAACGGGCACAGCAGCAGCTGCTGCTGACCAGGGACCGCCTGCATGATGTTGCACTGGCTGTCGGCTACAGCAATGAGTATTATTTCAACCGCCGCTTCAAAGGAACAGTTGGTGTAACTCCCGGCCAATACAGGAGCCTTCATCAGGAGGGAGTCCGCGTATTTGCCCCTTTTCTGGAGGATTATCTGCTGGCATTGGGGATTACTCCGGTGGTGCAATATTGTCATGCCCAGTGGGGGAAGCAGGAGTATCTGGGTCTTGATCAGGTTCCTTCCTTCGATATTTCGAGCGGAGACTGGCAAGGACTCTCCCGGTATATGCCCGAGCTGATTATGCTGGATGACGGCTTTCAGCGCTGGCAGCTGGGGGAATGCCGCCAGGTGGCCCCGCTGCTCCGGCTTCCGTTCCATCAGGAGGACTGGCGGGCAACACTCCGCTCCGCAGCTGCTGTCTTCGGCAGAACGGAACGGGTGCAGGAGGTCATCAGCCAATATGAGCAGCAGGCCCGGCAGGCCAAGCGGATGCTCAGCCGCAGCATCCGGGGACAGACGGTAGCATTACTGCGGATTTCCGCTTATGGAGTTGCTCTGTATGGCTGTGATGAGCTGGGATATTCAGCAAGCGTTCTGCATGAGGATCTGGGGCTCCAGCGGCATGGATTCGTCAGCAGGCTTACCCGGGGACAAAAGCGTGTAAATCTGAGCCGTGAAGAATTGTCTGAGCTGACCGCAGATCATCTGTTTATAACGTTTGACAAGCAGGAAGGTGAAAGCCGGGAGCTGCTCGATACACAGCTATGGAGAAGCCTGCCCGCTGTGCGTAACCGCTGTGTGTACGAGGTTGATTTCATGGCCTGGATGAATTATGGTGTCCTGTCCCATCAGCGGAAGATTGAGGATGTGCTTAAGGTATTGGCATAA
- a CDS encoding DEAD/DEAH box helicase: MSEVQVQFSDYGLNEEIIRALEVLKYVDPTEVQRKVIPVALKAQDLIVKSQTGSGKTAAFAIPLCELVDWNENKPQALVLTPTRELAQQVREDITNIGRFKRIKAVALFGKQPFAPQKIELTQKTHVVVGTPGRVFDHIDRGTLNLSRIKYLVIDEADEMLSMGFIEQIEKIIKQLPKERVTMLFSATLPEVIKNLCRKYMTEPVDIEIEASGITTASIEHALIEVRQAAKFGLLSDLLTVESPDSCIIFCRTQEQVNALFRGMADLEYPVDKIHGGMEQDERFEVMNAFKRGQFRYLIATDVAARGIDIENITHVINYDIPLEKESYVHRTGRTARAGKSGKAITFVTPNEHKWVKEIEGYIGFTLPEMKAPSDDAVAYAKPAFDLKLGKQQVRKAGKTEVMNQDIMKLYFNGGKKKKLRAVDFVGTIAKLEGITAADIGIITIQDNVTYVDILNGKGSLVLQAMKETTVKGKLLKCHIANK; this comes from the coding sequence ATGAGTGAAGTACAAGTACAGTTTAGTGATTATGGTCTAAATGAAGAGATTATCCGCGCGCTGGAGGTTCTGAAATACGTAGACCCTACTGAGGTGCAGCGGAAGGTTATTCCGGTAGCGCTGAAGGCGCAGGATCTGATCGTAAAGTCGCAGACGGGCAGCGGCAAAACCGCAGCCTTCGCCATTCCGCTCTGTGAGCTGGTGGATTGGAATGAGAACAAACCCCAGGCACTGGTGCTGACACCAACCCGGGAACTGGCCCAGCAGGTGAGAGAAGACATTACGAACATCGGGCGCTTCAAGCGGATCAAGGCGGTAGCACTGTTCGGCAAGCAGCCGTTTGCCCCGCAGAAGATTGAGCTTACCCAGAAGACGCATGTGGTCGTTGGCACGCCGGGCCGTGTGTTCGATCATATTGACCGTGGAACGCTGAATCTCAGCCGGATTAAATATCTGGTGATTGATGAAGCGGACGAAATGCTCAGCATGGGCTTCATTGAGCAGATTGAGAAGATTATCAAGCAGCTGCCTAAGGAACGTGTAACGATGCTGTTCTCGGCGACGTTGCCGGAAGTAATTAAGAATCTGTGCCGTAAGTACATGACGGAGCCGGTGGATATCGAGATCGAAGCCAGCGGAATTACGACGGCGTCGATCGAGCATGCGCTGATTGAAGTGAGACAAGCTGCCAAGTTTGGACTGCTGAGCGACCTGCTGACGGTGGAGAGTCCGGATAGCTGTATTATTTTTTGCCGCACCCAGGAGCAGGTGAATGCCCTCTTCCGCGGAATGGCGGATCTGGAATATCCGGTGGACAAAATCCACGGCGGCATGGAGCAGGACGAGCGTTTTGAGGTCATGAATGCTTTTAAGCGGGGCCAGTTCCGTTATCTGATCGCCACCGACGTTGCAGCCAGAGGGATTGATATCGAGAACATCACCCATGTCATTAACTACGATATCCCGCTGGAAAAAGAGAGCTACGTCCACCGCACCGGCCGGACCGCCCGCGCAGGCAAAAGCGGTAAAGCAATCACCTTTGTTACGCCGAACGAGCACAAATGGGTCAAGGAAATCGAAGGTTACATCGGCTTCACCCTGCCGGAGATGAAAGCTCCTTCGGATGATGCCGTGGCCTACGCCAAACCGGCCTTCGATCTGAAGCTGGGCAAGCAGCAGGTCCGCAAAGCCGGCAAAACCGAGGTCATGAACCAGGACATCATGAAGCTCTACTTCAACGGCGGCAAGAAAAAGAAGCTCCGCGCGGTCGATTTCGTTGGCACCATCGCCAAGCTTGAGGGCATCACAGCGGCGGACATCGGGATCATCACGATCCAGGACAACGTGACCTACGTCGATATTCTGAACGGCAAGGGATCGCTTGTGCTGCAGGCGATGAAGGAGACAACCGTGAAGGGCAAGCTGCTGAAGTGCCATATCGCCAATAAATAA
- a CDS encoding MFS transporter, with the protein MKTARGSSAYPASLMPQEPQRHSRPQSPLQLAHFLTGYFISRIGDALYTFCLPLLSYRLTGSVLVMSSLFAVSVLPVILFAPFAGVILDRFNRKRLMLCADLIRMGLIALIPILAHYGLLAIWHLYVISLLLSIVSTGYDIAVVTLIPALSGKNLTRGNAGVQTAGQLADMLGPAVAGGLASFMSITSILWLDVASFAVILYVLYRLPQEPARSRSAKPAFAAEMSQGFLWLIRSPVQLALSLQAAIGNFGYSAAYATLTYYLITNLHLTTGQMGMTYTLLAAGGVAGILAVIYLDRHFRRGRLIPLLLMAGTCGFVLAGLNASWLAPGIGFGLVAACNTSWSVLSASIRQEHVPPELLGRVLSFSRVVTRTAMPAGALLGGWMSGALAPGAVFLLGAAAKLIEVIIAVASPIRRL; encoded by the coding sequence ATGAAGACCGCCCGCGGTTCCTCTGCTTATCCAGCCTCTCTTATGCCGCAAGAACCACAGCGTCACTCCCGGCCGCAAAGCCCGCTCCAGCTGGCGCATTTCCTGACCGGATATTTCATTTCCAGAATCGGAGACGCCCTATACACCTTTTGTCTGCCGCTGCTCTCCTACAGGCTGACCGGGTCTGTGCTGGTAATGAGCTCGCTGTTTGCTGTCAGTGTGCTGCCGGTCATACTGTTCGCCCCTTTTGCCGGAGTGATCCTCGACCGTTTCAATCGCAAGCGGCTGATGCTCTGCGCCGATCTGATCCGTATGGGGCTCATTGCCCTCATTCCTATACTGGCACATTACGGACTGCTCGCGATTTGGCATCTGTACGTGATTTCCCTGCTCTTATCCATTGTATCAACGGGTTATGATATAGCGGTTGTAACCCTCATTCCGGCGCTGTCCGGGAAGAATCTTACCCGGGGAAATGCCGGAGTGCAGACCGCAGGTCAGCTGGCTGATATGCTCGGACCGGCGGTCGCGGGAGGATTGGCCTCCTTTATGAGTATAACTTCCATCCTGTGGCTGGATGTCGCTTCCTTCGCGGTCATTCTCTACGTTCTGTACCGGCTTCCGCAGGAACCCGCACGGTCACGCAGCGCCAAGCCTGCTTTTGCCGCCGAAATGTCCCAGGGCTTCCTCTGGCTGATCCGCAGCCCGGTCCAATTGGCCCTCTCTTTACAGGCAGCCATCGGCAACTTCGGCTACAGTGCAGCGTATGCCACCCTGACCTACTACCTGATTACCAATCTTCATTTAACTACAGGTCAAATGGGCATGACTTATACCTTGCTCGCTGCAGGAGGAGTCGCCGGGATCCTTGCGGTTATATATCTCGACCGTCATTTCAGGCGCGGCCGCCTGATTCCGTTGCTGCTGATGGCCGGAACCTGCGGATTTGTACTGGCCGGTCTCAATGCCTCCTGGCTGGCGCCGGGAATCGGCTTCGGCCTGGTCGCTGCCTGCAACACCTCCTGGTCCGTCTTGTCCGCTTCCATCCGCCAGGAGCATGTTCCGCCCGAGCTGCTCGGCAGAGTGCTGAGCTTCTCCAGAGTCGTCACCCGCACAGCTATGCCGGCCGGTGCATTACTCGGCGGCTGGATGAGCGGTGCATTGGCCCCCGGTGCAGTATTTCTGCTGGGCGCCGCCGCCAAGCTGATCGAGGTGATTATTGCTGTTGCCTCGCCAATCCGCAGGCTGTGA
- a CDS encoding M20 family metallopeptidase, producing the protein MKSVRSREYAVPFLQRLIEVDTCNPPGNEHKLSVLLQEVLRELGISSSITIVEQGRSNLEAVIAGSGSRKLMFCGHLDTVSPWSAAAGSYPPHGAVIEGGRMYGRGTSDMKSGLAAMLLAAASLQQDGIRLAGDLLFLATAGEEVDSCGARLYAEQHRHDLPELDGLVIGEPTGSRVAVGHKGALWLRISLFGRSAHGSMPQLGLNAVEGMMEIIPLLHRHALEWQATDPVLGSSSLSVNKITGGVQTNVVPDSCTIDVDIRTVPPLEHGPLLREIEDKLQEIQRLHPDYRYQVEQLLDRSVVYTDPGQRLITTALEIAAQQRRQGQAGDPGEEAEGYAARDVTPIQGVPYYTDGSVLHNNGRLPVLIYGPGDHRLAHQPDEWVNIDAYLDSIDFYRELAIRFLGRTDD; encoded by the coding sequence ATGAAAAGTGTGAGAAGCCGCGAGTATGCCGTGCCATTTCTGCAGCGCCTGATTGAGGTGGATACCTGTAATCCACCCGGCAATGAGCACAAGCTGTCTGTGCTGCTGCAGGAGGTGTTGCGGGAGCTGGGCATATCCAGCAGCATTACGATTGTGGAGCAGGGGCGGAGCAACCTGGAGGCGGTGATTGCCGGCTCCGGCAGCCGGAAGCTGATGTTCTGCGGCCATCTCGACACGGTCAGTCCCTGGAGCGCAGCAGCAGGCAGCTATCCCCCGCATGGCGCTGTGATTGAGGGGGGCCGGATGTACGGCCGGGGCACCTCCGATATGAAAAGCGGCCTAGCCGCCATGCTGCTCGCCGCAGCTTCCCTGCAGCAGGACGGCATCCGGCTGGCCGGTGATCTGCTCTTCCTGGCGACAGCCGGGGAAGAGGTGGACAGCTGCGGCGCACGGCTGTATGCCGAGCAGCACAGGCACGACCTGCCGGAGCTGGACGGCCTCGTCATCGGCGAGCCAACCGGCAGCCGGGTGGCGGTCGGCCACAAAGGCGCTCTCTGGCTGCGCATTTCCCTCTTCGGGCGCAGCGCCCACGGCTCCATGCCTCAGCTCGGCCTGAATGCGGTGGAGGGCATGATGGAGATCATCCCGCTGCTGCACCGCCATGCGCTGGAGTGGCAGGCCACTGATCCGGTTCTTGGTTCAAGCAGCTTGTCTGTAAACAAGATTACCGGTGGTGTACAGACCAATGTGGTCCCGGATTCCTGCACCATCGATGTGGATATCCGCACCGTTCCGCCGTTGGAGCATGGTCCGCTGCTGCGGGAGATCGAGGACAAGCTGCAGGAGATTCAGCGGCTTCATCCGGACTACCGTTATCAGGTGGAGCAGCTGCTGGACCGGAGTGTGGTCTATACTGATCCCGGCCAGCGTTTGATTACTACGGCTTTGGAAATTGCTGCGCAGCAGAGGAGGCAGGGCCAAGCGGGAGACCCTGGTGAAGAAGCAGAAGGTTATGCGGCAAGAGACGTAACTCCAATTCAAGGCGTACCCTATTACACGGACGGCTCCGTGCTGCATAATAACGGCAGGCTCCCGGTTCTGATCTACGGACCGGGCGACCACCGCCTCGCCCATCAGCCAGATGAATGGGTGAATATAGACGCCTACCTGGATTCAATAGACTTTTATAGAGAGTTGGCGATCCGTTTTCTGGGCAGGACTGATGATTAG
- a CDS encoding YjcZ family sporulation protein translates to MSENVGGYGGVFTSTGAILVLFILLVIITKSFWI, encoded by the coding sequence ATGAGCGAAAATGTTGGGGGATACGGCGGAGTTTTCACTTCCACTGGCGCGATTCTGGTTCTGTTCATCCTGCTCGTAATCATTACTAAATCATTCTGGATATAA
- a CDS encoding CynX/NimT family MFS transporter, giving the protein MKFSRQKSNIAGPGLPVHDSNTASRWMLITGIICVAAALRAPFTSVGPLLETIRDDLGLSNTLAGAITTLPLLAFALLSPFAPRLARKVGLANILMLAMLTLSMGILVRSASGTVTLFAGTAMIGLSIAVCNVLLPGLIKGKFPHRIGLMTGIYTVSMNICAAAASGISVPLASHAGLGWRGTLALWFIISALATLLWIPQMKSLSPSGTGDVRSSAMRVWRSPLAWQVTLFMGLQSLLYYVLIAWFAVILGERGMSSSHAGWILSLMQLAQLPFTFFVPLWAGRMKNQRLLVVITSILFIIGILGIWLGSTELMAVWAVCIGIGGGFAFGLAMMFFSLRTRTTQEASELSGMAQSAGYLLAAMGPALFGLLHDATNSWNTPLALLAAASVLLFAAGMGAGRDRYVGDRG; this is encoded by the coding sequence ATGAAATTCAGCCGTCAAAAAAGCAACATAGCGGGGCCAGGTTTGCCCGTGCATGATTCAAATACCGCCAGCCGGTGGATGCTCATCACCGGCATAATTTGTGTCGCAGCTGCGCTGCGTGCCCCGTTCACTTCAGTCGGACCTCTGCTGGAGACGATCCGAGATGACCTGGGATTGTCTAATACCCTGGCTGGAGCGATCACGACCTTGCCGTTACTGGCCTTTGCGCTATTATCTCCGTTCGCTCCACGGCTTGCCCGTAAAGTTGGACTTGCCAATATCCTGATGCTGGCTATGCTTACGCTGTCTATGGGAATACTCGTCCGTTCAGCTTCCGGAACTGTCACCTTGTTTGCGGGTACGGCAATGATTGGCCTGTCCATAGCCGTCTGCAATGTGCTGCTGCCTGGATTGATCAAGGGGAAATTCCCGCACCGCATCGGCCTGATGACCGGAATCTACACGGTCTCGATGAATATATGTGCAGCTGCTGCTTCAGGAATCAGTGTTCCTTTGGCCTCACATGCGGGGCTTGGATGGAGGGGAACCCTGGCTTTGTGGTTTATCATCTCTGCGCTGGCTACCCTGCTCTGGATTCCGCAGATGAAGAGCCTTAGCCCAAGCGGCACAGGCGACGTGCGGTCTTCGGCTATGCGAGTATGGCGCTCCCCGCTCGCCTGGCAGGTTACATTGTTCATGGGGCTGCAGTCGTTGCTCTACTATGTCCTGATCGCCTGGTTTGCGGTTATTCTCGGGGAGCGGGGAATGTCCTCCAGCCATGCGGGATGGATTCTCTCACTAATGCAGCTGGCACAGCTGCCGTTTACATTCTTTGTACCGCTCTGGGCCGGGCGGATGAAGAACCAGCGTCTGCTGGTAGTTATTACTTCTATCCTGTTTATCATTGGCATCCTTGGAATCTGGCTGGGCAGCACGGAGCTGATGGCGGTATGGGCGGTATGCATTGGAATCGGCGGGGGATTTGCCTTTGGACTGGCGATGATGTTCTTCAGCCTGCGCACCCGGACTACGCAGGAAGCCAGTGAGCTGTCGGGCATGGCCCAGTCTGCCGGTTATCTGCTGGCCGCGATGGGGCCCGCACTGTTCGGTCTGCTGCATGATGCTACGAACAGCTGGAACACACCGCTGGCACTGCTGGCGGCGGCAAGCGTGCTCTTGTTCGCGGCAGGGATGGGGGCCGGACGTGACAGATACGTTGGCGACAGGGGATAG